One Oncorhynchus nerka isolate Pitt River linkage group LG5, Oner_Uvic_2.0, whole genome shotgun sequence genomic window carries:
- the LOC115129184 gene encoding solute carrier family 25 member 48-like: MNCFHLDDFLAGWIGGASSVIVGHPLDTVKTRLQAGKGYKNTLHCVLQIYRKETIAGFFKGLSFPLASITVYNSVVFGFFNNTQRVISKFRHGDERQSCGMLDMTLASMLTGLMSVGLGAPVDLVKIRLQMQTLPCLAENLNLAGTTGNVNGNIAVRSVTLQGQPTYRGPIHCISSILRTEGIRGLYRGAGAMVLRDVPGYTLYFIPYALFRRWLSPEGRSSPHPCTVWVSGGLAGSISWVTATPADVVKSRLQADALHARKYRGIVHCVVQSYKTEGIHVFFRGASVNAIRGFPMSATMFLGYELSLLFFRGL; the protein is encoded by the exons ATGAATTGTTTTCATTTAGATGACTTCCTTGCAGGGTGGATTGGAG GAGCTTCCAGTGTTATTGTGGGTCATCCTCTGGACACAGTCAAG ACTCGTTTACAAGCTGGGAAAGGATACAAGAACACCCTTCACTGTGTCCTCCAAATCTACAGAAAGGAAACG ATTGCTGGCTTCTTCAAGGGTCTCTCCTTCCCGCTGGCCAGCATCACTGTGTATAACTCAGTGGTGTTTGGATTCTTCAACAACACACAGAGGGTTATAAGCAAGTTCCGCCATGGTGACGAGAGACAGTCGTGTGGTATGCTGGACATGACCCTGGCCAGCATGTTGACAGGGCTGATGTCAGTGGGACTCGGAGCGCCGGTCGACTTAGTTAAGATCAGACTGCAGATGCAGACTCTGCCCTGTCTAGCAG AGAACCTGAACCTCGCCGGGACGACCGGAAACGTGAACGGTAACATCGCCGTGCGCTCCGTGACTCTCCAGGGCCAGCCGACCTACAGAGGGCCCATCCACTGCATCAGTTCCATACTGCGGACCGAGGGGATCCGGGGGCTTTACAGAGGGGCCGGGGCCATGGTCCTGAGAGACGTCCCTGGGTACACGCTGTACTTCATCCCCTACGCGTTGTTCCGTCGCTGGCTATCCCCTGAAGGGAGGTCATCACCTCATCCCTGTACTGTATGGGTGTCTGGAGGACTGGCAG GTTCTATCTCGTGGGTCACTGCTACTCCAGCAGACGTGGTGAAGAGCAGACTACAGGCTGACGCTCTCCACGCTAGGAAATACAGAGGGATTGTCCACTGCGTTGTTCAGAGCTACAAGACCGAGGGGATACAT GTCTTCTTCCGAGGAGCCTCAGTGAACGCTATCCGAGGCTTCCCAATGAGTGCCACCATGTTTCTGGGCTACGAACTCTCTCTGCTGTTCTTCAGGGGTCTCTAG